A genomic stretch from Oncorhynchus clarkii lewisi isolate Uvic-CL-2024 unplaced genomic scaffold, UVic_Ocla_1.0 unplaced_contig_1255_pilon_pilon, whole genome shotgun sequence includes:
- the LOC139398036 gene encoding protein phosphatase 1 regulatory subunit 29-like, which translates to MLSRLHTHSSSSSPSTPTLLILPSLILFLHLPGLVWGDCWLIEGDKGYVWLAICSQNQPPYETIPQHINNTVHDLRLNENKLKMIPYTSMYRFTNLTDLNLTKNEISYIEDGAFAQQANLQVLQLGYNKLTNLTEAMMRGLGRLQCLFLQHNLIEVIGNNALDECLSLNSIDLSSNKLARLDPSTFTILNRLMVCELAGNPFHCGCDLYNFLTWLEAFNNVTHTYDRLQCETPREMFGYPLLSPIASGHAGHNARTILSSVCRDGVFIPGMTSLPPDSDSSGMGPDMFDRVGPYHQPTTSSSSTEHSFSPSIKLHHVSLFTASIMVQIPRPYSKMYILVQYNNTFVSDVMNLKLKKEMITLNKLKPHTNYTFCVASIRTSQRYNHTCLQFSTRAQNPDDMPPTPSTTTHYIMTIVGCLIGMLCILGLIYYCLRKKRRHEEKQKSICVKKTILEMRYGPEVAAAVGNDPSAVQKLQEQAQGQGHHQYQHHTHGGKLPMSASSSGMLHSANTSSSRLSSIPQDKMPTAFSEAMLTSKGNYMDVRTEGVMRDGGRTGGQGGMKDEDLREEDGTDVGEDSDDDGRGSASEISTIAMEVDKVNQIINNCIDALKLDSVMAASSTASSATTTTSYPTSPPPTCTSSLTRGLIPLSPGITETCPGLPSPTTKIPPPPPLPFSVPLSERPGISGGGFVSPPYRPPPPASAVRPVMRQMSADAAVVISAVKKQCSTSSCNSMGRDRERGTGGGGRVYSLDIHEPRSPDPCQQYPGERGSPAGCGEPLERLPLVGSGGGGGGGGGCGSGGGGGVDGITNQHHQQQQQQQGQGQGQEQQEDYHCSEHRHSVPALYYEGSHQGSPHQRASFLKPLTRSRRDAASYSQLSPSRHQNYSGYSSSPEYSSESSLRIWERFRPYRKGQRDESCYVTAGNALRKKVQFAKGEDLHDILDYWKGVSAQQKL; encoded by the exons ATGCTCAGCAGGCTTCACactcactcctcctcttcctctccatctacccccaccctcctcatccttccctctctcatcctcttcctccaccttccGGGCCTGGTCTGGGGGGACTGCTGGCTGATCGAGGGGGACAAGGGCTACGTGTGGCTAGCCATCTGCAGCCAGAACCAGCCTCCATATGAGACCATCCCCCAGCACATCAATAACACGGTCCACGACCTGAGGCTCAACGAGAACAAGCTCAAAATGATCCCCTATACCTCCATGTACCGCTTCACCAACCTCACGGACCTCAACCTCACCAAGAATGAGATCTCCTACATCGAGGACGGGGCCTTCGCTCAACAGGCCAACCTACAG GTTCTCCAGCTGGGCTACAACAAACTGACCAACCTGACAGAAGCCATGATGAGGGGCCTGGGCCGGCTGCAGTGCCTCTTCCTCCAGCACAACCTCATTGAG GTCATTGGCAACAATGCATTGGATGAGTGCCTCAGTCTCAACAGCATTGACCTGTCGTCCAATAAGCTGGCCCGCCTCGACCCCTCCACCTTTACCATTTTGAATCGCCTCATGGTGTGTGAGCTGGCTGGGAACCCCTTCCATTGTGGCTGTGACTTGTACAACTTCCTCACCTGGCTGGAGGCCTTCAATAACGTCACACACACCTACGACCGGCTCCAGTGCGAGACCCCCAGGGAGATGTTTGGCTACCCACTCCTGAGTCCCATCGCGTCCGGCCACGCCGGGCACAACGCTCGGACGATTCTGTCCTCTGTCTGCCGGGATGGGGTCTTCATCCCCGGGATGACGTCTCTCCCGCCAGACTCAGATTCCTCCGGAATGGGCCCGGACATGTTTGACCGTGTGGGTCCGTACCACCAACCCACCACCTCGTCTTCCTCCACGGAGCACAGCTTCAGCCCCAGCATCAAGCTCCACCACGTGTCCCTCTTCACGGCCTCTATCATGGTCCAGATCCCCAGACCTTACAGCAAGATGTACATCCTGGTGCAGTACAATAACACCTTTGTCTCTGATGTCATGAACCTGAAGCTCAAGAAGGAGATGATCACACTGAACAAGCTCAAGCCACACACCAACTATACCTTCTGCGTGGCCTCCATCCGGACCTCCCAGCGCTACAACCACACCTGTCTCCAGTTCTCCACCCGAGCCCAGAACCCCGACGACATGCCGCCAACACCTTCCACCACCACCCACTACATAATGACCATCGTGGGCTGCCTCATCGGGATGCTCTGCATCCTGGGCCTCATCTACTATTgtctgaggaagaagaggaggcatGAGGAGAAGCAAAAGTCCATCTGTGTGAAGAAGACGATTCTAGAAATGAGGTATGGCCCGGAGGTGGCGGCGGCCGTGGGGAACGACCCGTCTGCGGTGCAGAAGCTCCAGGAGCAGGCCCAGGGTCAGGGCCACCACCAGTACCAGCACCACACGCACGGGGGCAAGCTACCAATGTCTGCCTCCTCCTCGGGCATGCTTCACTCCGCCAACACCTCTTCCTCCagactctcctccatccctcaggATAAGATGCCCACCGCCTTCTCTGAGGCCATGCTGACCAGCAAAGGCAACTACATGGATGTAAGGACGGAGGGGgtgatgagagatggagggaggacaggaggacagggagggatgaAGGATGAGGATCTAAGAGAAGAGGACGGGACGGACGTGGGGGAGGATTCGGACGATGACGGGCGAGGCTCGGCCTCGGAGATCTCCACCATCGCCATGGAGGTGGATAAGGTCAACCAGATCATCAATAACTGCATCGACGCCCTGAAGCTGGACTCTGTCATGGCCGCCTCCTCCACTGCCTCttccgccaccaccaccacctcctacCCCACCTCCCCTCCACCCACCTGCACCTCCTCCTTGACCCGTGGCCTCATCCCTCTTTCCCCCGGCATCACTGAGACCTGCCCGGGCCTGCCCTCCCCTACCACCAAGATCCCCCCTCCACCGCCGCTCCccttctccgtccctctctcgGAGCGTCCGGGGATCAGTGGCGGGGGGTTTGTGTCGCCACCCTACCGGCCGCCTCCTCCTGCGTCCGCTGTGCGCCCCGTCATGAGGCAGATGAGCGCTGACGCTGCGGTGGTGATCAGTGCCGTGAAGAAGCAGTGCAGCACCTCGTCCTGCAACTCCATGGGACGTGACCGGGAACGagggaccggaggaggaggccgGGTCTACAGCCTGGATATCCACGAGCCCCGCAGCCCGGACCCCTGCCAGCAGTACCCAGGGGAGAGAGGCAGCCCCGCGGGGTGTGGAGAGCCCCTGGAGCGGCTGCCTCTGGTGGGGAGCggtgggggaggaggtgggggtggtgggtgtggtagtggaggtggtggtggtgttgatggtattaCCAACCAGCatcaccagcagcagcagcagcagcagggacagggacagggacaggaacagcAGGAGGACTACCACTGCTCAGAGCACCGCCACTCTGTCCCAGCTCTGTACTACGAGGGCTCCCACCAGGGCTCGCCGCACCAGAGGGCCTCCTTCCTCAAGCCCCTGACCCGCTCCCGCCGTGACGCCGCCTCCTACTCGCAGCTCTCGCCCTCCCGCCACCAAAACTACTCCGGGTACTCCTCCAGCCCTGAGTATTCCTCAGAGAGCTCTCTGAGGATCTGGGAGAGGTTCCGGCCCTACAGGAAGGGCCAGAGGGATGAGTCATGCTACGTCACGGCCGGGAACGCCTTAAGGAAGAAGGTGCAGTTTGCCAAAGGGGAGGACCTCCACGACATCCTCGACTACTGGAAGGGCGTGTCAGCCCAGCAGAAGCTGTGA